Genomic DNA from Haloarcula marina:
GGGCTGGCCGGGCCGAGCACACCTCGTCCGGAGCGAGGACGACATCCGAGAGCGCGTGCGGACGGCGGCCGTCGAGACGCTTGTCCGGACCGACGGCCTCCCCCGCGAGACGGCGGCGAGACGGGTCGACGAAGGGACGTGGACGGACGACGACACCGCCGCCGCGTTCCTCGCCGCCGACGCGTCGGGACCGACGCTCGGCGAGCGACTCAACCACGTCCTGCGCGGCGATTCATGGACCCAGCACGCGGCCAGCGCGAGCGCGCGAGCGGTGGTCGAGCGGGCGGACTCGACCGGTGAGACGGCGACGGAGACGATAGCGGAGGCGCGGGAGGGCGACTCGTGACGACCGTTCGAACCACGGGACGCTGGCGCGGCGTCGTGGCCATCGCCCTCTTTGCGGTCGCCGTCGGCGTCCTCGTCGACCGGCCCGCGGTGGTGCTCGTCGGCGTCGTCGGCGCGGGCTTTGCGGCGTATCCGCACCTCGTCGGCCCGCCGTCGGTCGACCTCGAACTCGAACGGCGACTGGACGACCGCCACCCCTCGCGCGGCGATGTCGTGACGGTCACC
This window encodes:
- a CDS encoding DUF7269 family protein, with amino-acid sequence MNPTAPRLRRVGKYALVGLGVVVFGLALSSNDPASGLVDAALEALGNDYFLLAAFGALALVVFGGMALRRAIERVDQAAPPDPETIRDAPRPGHRFDTKVTGWPGRAHLVRSEDDIRERVRTAAVETLVRTDGLPRETAARRVDEGTWTDDDTAAAFLAADASGPTLGERLNHVLRGDSWTQHAASASARAVVERADSTGETATETIAEAREGDS